One region of Candidatus Binatia bacterium genomic DNA includes:
- a CDS encoding FMN-binding protein, producing the protein MVGRWLLSSALLLGWVAVYAPIGVHAKVFHARDEALALAFPGVDSVERRNFFLTGAQRERIEQLARAPLESDMVTIYVGMRGGEVAGYAIFDTHLVRTLPETFLVVLSPDGAVVGTHLLAFYEPLDYMPGDRWLRQFDGRRLDDDLAIGRGVAAITGSTLTSRAVAGGVRRALALYAVLLGEK; encoded by the coding sequence ATGGTCGGCCGGTGGCTGCTGAGTAGCGCGCTGCTGCTCGGCTGGGTGGCGGTTTATGCCCCGATCGGCGTTCATGCGAAGGTTTTCCACGCGCGCGACGAGGCGCTCGCGCTGGCATTTCCGGGGGTCGATAGCGTCGAGCGGCGGAATTTCTTCCTGACCGGGGCGCAGCGCGAGCGCATCGAGCAATTGGCACGGGCGCCGCTCGAATCCGACATGGTGACGATCTATGTGGGCATGCGGGGCGGGGAAGTGGCCGGGTATGCGATTTTCGATACGCATCTGGTGCGCACGCTGCCGGAGACGTTTCTCGTCGTCTTGAGTCCCGATGGGGCGGTGGTCGGTACGCATCTCCTGGCCTTCTACGAGCCGCTCGATTACATGCCGGGTGACAGGTGGTTGCGGCAGTTCGACGGGCGTCGATTGGACGACGATCTGGCGATCGGTCGAGGCGTGGCGGCGATAACCGGGTCGACTCTCACCTCGCGGGCGGTTGCCGGCGGTGTGCGGCGAGCACTGGCGCTATACGCGGTGCTGCTGGGAGAGAAGTGA
- a CDS encoding FAD:protein FMN transferase, whose translation MGTILDVTVVAARAEDARALANAAVDEARRWDGVLTTWRADGELARLNDRAGQGAVSVSSELAGALRTMLALRAATGGAFDPLLGSRVRAWRAPGGDKAAALLLPPVSGEALRIGERSATLAPQIEIDAGGIGKGVALDAIVRRLRVGGAAAAFLNFGGSSQTAFGNPPDEPRGWPVMVAAAADGVAHGIVWLKDASLSTSRASGPGDEAGPIVDPVLGQPVPGPRVATVLARDATSADAWSTALVVLGRKGLDRAQAQGIAALVDDGAAVATTPAFPLVPGPSADGSAPPAIR comes from the coding sequence ATGGGAACTATTCTCGATGTTACGGTGGTCGCTGCCCGAGCGGAGGATGCGCGTGCGCTTGCCAACGCCGCGGTTGACGAGGCGCGGCGGTGGGACGGTGTCCTGACGACCTGGAGGGCGGACGGCGAGCTGGCGCGGCTGAACGACCGTGCCGGCCAGGGCGCGGTGTCGGTGAGTTCGGAACTGGCCGGTGCGTTGCGAACGATGCTGGCGTTACGGGCGGCTACGGGTGGCGCGTTCGACCCGCTGCTGGGCTCGCGGGTGCGGGCCTGGCGGGCGCCGGGCGGGGATAAGGCTGCGGCTCTGCTGCTTCCGCCGGTGAGCGGCGAAGCCCTGCGGATTGGCGAACGATCGGCGACCCTGGCGCCGCAGATCGAGATCGATGCCGGGGGGATTGGAAAAGGAGTCGCACTGGACGCGATAGTGCGGCGACTGCGTGTTGGCGGGGCCGCGGCGGCATTCTTGAATTTCGGTGGTTCCAGTCAGACGGCCTTCGGAAATCCTCCGGACGAACCGCGCGGCTGGCCCGTCATGGTGGCAGCCGCGGCGGACGGGGTCGCGCACGGGATCGTCTGGCTCAAGGACGCTTCGCTGTCGACTTCCCGGGCGTCGGGTCCCGGAGACGAAGCCGGCCCAATCGTCGATCCCGTGCTGGGCCAACCGGTCCCGGGTCCGCGGGTGGCCACCGTACTGGCGCGGGATGCGACCAGTGCGGACGCCTGGTCGACGGCGCTCGTGGTGCTGGGGCGCAAAGGATTGGACCGTGCGCAGGCGCAGGGCATTGCCGCGCTCGTCGACGACGGCGCGGCGGTGGCGACGACTCCAGCTTTTCCGCTGGTGCCGGGGCCGAGCGCGGACGGCTCGGCCCCGCCTGCCATAAGGTGA
- a CDS encoding creatininase family protein: MTEPTLLRWEAITKRRFDQIDRGRAVVLVSCSPLEVHGPHLPLGTDALEGQGLAVRMLRYLPAEHRDRTFLLLPYIYAATDTLPHPGSIFFQPSTTMAVLTDLGRSLAAQGFGNLLVSSFHGSPRHFLAMERACARVTRERGVKMASLFSILVSRLTGGSSELYDVLGNIPGVRREDLVGDTHAGLVETAQLLALHPEWVEKDYVELPRRTVNIWLAERGEIAPALERGRPAGLLAMIRAFRSGLRFLRAETYAGAPAAASPQIGEQILDRLASEAARAVTEILDGTLPPDRWHSPLWPRRFLFTNRLMVRLFNRLLHIPDGVA, translated from the coding sequence ATGACGGAACCGACCCTCCTGCGCTGGGAGGCGATCACCAAGCGCCGTTTCGACCAAATCGACCGCGGCCGTGCCGTGGTGCTGGTGAGCTGTTCTCCGCTCGAAGTGCACGGTCCGCACCTCCCGCTGGGTACGGACGCACTCGAAGGCCAGGGCCTCGCGGTCCGCATGCTCCGCTATCTCCCCGCCGAGCATCGGGACCGGACGTTCTTGCTCTTGCCCTACATCTACGCCGCCACCGACACGCTGCCGCATCCCGGGTCCATATTCTTCCAACCGTCGACTACCATGGCGGTGCTGACCGACCTGGGAAGGTCGCTGGCAGCGCAGGGATTCGGCAACCTCCTGGTGTCGAGTTTTCACGGCAGTCCGCGCCACTTCCTGGCTATGGAGAGAGCGTGCGCCCGCGTAACTCGCGAGCGAGGCGTCAAGATGGCTTCGCTCTTTTCGATCCTCGTCAGCCGCCTGACCGGCGGTAGTTCCGAGCTGTACGACGTTCTCGGCAATATCCCCGGCGTTCGCCGTGAGGACCTGGTCGGCGACACCCACGCCGGTCTCGTGGAAACGGCCCAGCTCCTCGCGTTGCATCCGGAGTGGGTGGAAAAGGACTATGTCGAGCTGCCGCGGCGAACGGTCAACATCTGGCTCGCCGAGCGGGGGGAAATTGCGCCGGCCCTCGAGCGTGGCAGGCCGGCGGGCCTGTTGGCAATGATCCGGGCCTTCCGCAGCGGTCTGCGCTTTCTCCGCGCCGAGACCTATGCCGGCGCCCCTGCTGCCGCCTCGCCGCAAATCGGCGAGCAGATCCTGGACCGCCTCGCGTCGGAGGCCGCGCGCGCCGTGACCGAAATCCTCGACGGCACGCTGCCGCCCGACCGGTGGCACTCGCCGCTGTGGCCGCGGCGCTTCCTGTTCACCAACCGGTTGATGGTGCGGTTGTTCAACCGATTGCTGCACATCCCCGACGGCGTGGCCTGA
- the mscL gene encoding large-conductance mechanosensitive channel protein MscL: protein MSSLLKEFRDFAMRGNAVDMAIGIVIGAAFGKIVDALVNQILMPPIGLLIGGMDFSELAIQLKAKTDAEPAVVLGYGVFINTVINFVIIAWALFMVMKAMNAALRKQAAAPPPPPAPSKTEVLLTEIRDALKAR from the coding sequence ATGAGTTCGTTGCTCAAGGAGTTCCGAGACTTCGCCATGCGCGGCAATGCGGTCGACATGGCGATCGGCATCGTTATCGGAGCGGCGTTCGGCAAGATCGTCGACGCCCTCGTAAACCAGATCCTGATGCCCCCGATCGGTCTGCTGATCGGCGGGATGGACTTTTCCGAGCTGGCCATTCAGCTCAAGGCGAAGACCGACGCCGAACCGGCCGTCGTCCTCGGATATGGGGTGTTCATCAACACGGTCATAAACTTCGTCATCATCGCCTGGGCGTTGTTTATGGTCATGAAGGCGATGAACGCGGCGCTCCGGAAGCAGGCAGCGGCGCCGCCTCCGCCGCCGGCGCCGAGCAAGACCGAGGTCTTGCTGACGGAAATTCGCGATGCGCTGAAGGCCCGGTGA
- the feoB gene encoding ferrous iron transport protein B, with product MTTTADTGRRRPQPQAGGARPLVVLVGNPNTGKTTLFNRLTGQNARVGNYPGVTVERLPGFVELPPTSPTHAPRTIEVVDVPGAYSLTARSAEEQIAINAVLGLGNNPRPALVVVVVDAGQLTRNLYLVLQLAELEVPMIVVLNMIDEVEDNPPSPAGLSHLFDVPVVATNARKGIGVTALKATIAGALDAPPDPELDLPYPPALLADAEQIVAALPSAWRSSPRRDRALALWALTSIERRDELRGIDANLRERCLAVHRAAGDRDIDQEVIATRYAFLDRHVPGLLDRADEHPPKHPLSERVDRILLHPAYGFAALIALMFVVFQALFSWADPAIGLIEEATGQARGWLAAGLPAGVVTDLLTDGIIGGVGNVVVFLPQILLLFFFIGLLEDSGYMARVAFLIDRIMRALGLHGRAFVPMLSGLACAVPAILATRTMERHRDRLLTMLVIPLMTCSARLPVYTLIIAALFPQDDARWPVQGTLMVGMYVFSIATTLAAAAVLSRTVVSGSRTPLILELPPYRLPAMRTILRAMVGRAGIFLREAGTVILVCTVVLWGLLTFPRSTPPATSDGAAGMAPEQARLANSWGGRLGHALEPALAPLGFDWKIGVGLVGAFAAREVFVSTMGIIYGVGDSDDDPTPLRERIRAERRADGTPVYTPLVGLSLMVFFALACQCMSTLAVTRRETRSWRWPVFMFAYMTALAWVSSFVVYQGGRLLGL from the coding sequence GTGACGACGACTGCCGATACCGGTCGCCGCCGGCCTCAACCGCAAGCCGGAGGGGCGCGGCCGCTCGTCGTCCTGGTCGGCAATCCGAACACCGGAAAGACGACCCTGTTCAACCGTCTTACCGGCCAGAACGCCCGGGTCGGTAACTATCCGGGCGTCACCGTCGAGCGCCTTCCGGGTTTCGTCGAACTCCCGCCGACCAGCCCCACCCACGCGCCTCGGACAATCGAAGTCGTCGACGTCCCCGGGGCATACTCCCTGACGGCGAGATCGGCGGAAGAACAGATCGCCATCAACGCCGTCCTCGGTCTTGGCAACAACCCGCGGCCGGCGCTCGTGGTGGTCGTCGTCGACGCCGGACAACTGACTCGCAACCTTTACCTCGTCTTGCAGCTCGCCGAGCTCGAAGTGCCGATGATTGTCGTGCTCAACATGATCGACGAGGTCGAGGATAATCCCCCGTCTCCGGCCGGACTATCTCATCTCTTCGACGTACCGGTGGTGGCAACCAACGCCCGTAAGGGCATCGGCGTGACCGCACTGAAGGCGACCATCGCCGGGGCGCTCGACGCGCCGCCGGACCCCGAACTCGACCTCCCCTACCCGCCCGCGCTGCTCGCCGATGCCGAACAGATCGTCGCGGCGCTGCCATCAGCCTGGCGCTCGTCGCCGCGACGTGACCGCGCCCTCGCCCTCTGGGCGCTCACGAGCATCGAGCGGCGGGACGAGTTGCGAGGCATTGACGCCAACTTGCGGGAGCGCTGCCTCGCCGTGCACCGCGCTGCCGGCGACCGCGACATCGATCAGGAAGTGATTGCGACGCGCTACGCTTTCCTCGATCGGCACGTGCCGGGCCTGCTCGATCGGGCCGACGAACACCCCCCGAAGCACCCGCTTTCGGAGCGCGTGGATCGCATCCTGCTGCATCCCGCGTATGGCTTTGCGGCGTTAATCGCCCTCATGTTCGTCGTCTTTCAGGCCCTCTTTTCCTGGGCGGATCCCGCCATCGGGCTGATCGAGGAAGCAACCGGCCAGGCGAGAGGCTGGCTGGCCGCCGGCCTTCCAGCGGGCGTCGTCACCGATCTGCTGACCGACGGCATCATCGGCGGCGTCGGCAACGTCGTCGTCTTCCTCCCCCAAATCCTCCTCCTGTTCTTTTTCATCGGCCTCCTGGAGGATTCCGGATACATGGCGCGGGTCGCCTTCTTGATCGATCGCATCATGCGCGCCCTCGGTCTGCACGGCCGGGCGTTTGTCCCCATGCTCTCGGGCCTCGCCTGTGCCGTCCCCGCGATTTTGGCGACCCGCACAATGGAACGTCATCGCGATCGCCTGCTGACCATGCTCGTTATCCCGCTGATGACGTGTTCGGCCCGCCTACCCGTCTACACCCTGATCATCGCCGCGTTATTCCCGCAAGATGACGCACGCTGGCCGGTGCAGGGCACGTTGATGGTGGGCATGTACGTCTTCTCGATCGCCACGACGCTGGCCGCCGCGGCCGTCTTGAGCCGCACCGTGGTCTCGGGTTCGCGGACGCCGCTCATACTAGAACTGCCCCCGTACCGTCTGCCGGCCATGCGCACCATTTTGCGGGCCATGGTGGGACGTGCCGGGATCTTTCTGCGCGAAGCCGGCACGGTCATCCTCGTCTGCACGGTCGTGCTCTGGGGCCTGTTGACGTTTCCGCGTTCGACTCCGCCGGCAACGAGCGATGGAGCCGCCGGGATGGCTCCGGAACAGGCACGGCTGGCGAACAGCTGGGGCGGGAGGTTGGGCCACGCCCTGGAGCCGGCGCTCGCACCGCTCGGCTTCGACTGGAAGATCGGAGTCGGCCTCGTCGGGGCGTTTGCGGCGCGGGAGGTCTTCGTCTCCACCATGGGTATTATTTACGGCGTCGGCGATTCCGACGACGATCCCACGCCGCTGCGGGAGCGGATTCGCGCCGAGCGCCGGGCCGACGGTACGCCGGTGTACACACCGCTGGTCGGCCTTTCGCTCATGGTGTTTTTCGCCCTCGCCTGCCAGTGCATGAGCACGCTGGCGGTCACCCGCCGCGAAACCAGAAGCTGGAGGTGGCCGGTCTTCATGTTCGCCTACATGACGGCCCTCGCCTGGGTCAGCAGCTTTGTCGTCTACCAGGGAGGGCGGCTGCTCGGTCTCTAA
- a CDS encoding ferrous iron transport protein A, with protein MTLAHVSRGFLVIVQYVGGDRAFRRRLMELGLVPGTRVEVVGRAPLGDPIELLVRGCSLSIRRGEALCVTVVPGAPATARSNAAPARACPASCAHGDACATPGSA; from the coding sequence ATGACCCTCGCACACGTGAGCCGCGGCTTTCTCGTCATCGTACAATACGTGGGCGGGGACCGCGCGTTTCGCCGACGACTCATGGAGTTGGGACTCGTGCCCGGAACGCGTGTCGAAGTCGTCGGGCGGGCACCCCTGGGCGATCCGATCGAACTGCTCGTTCGCGGGTGCAGCCTCTCAATCCGCCGGGGCGAGGCGCTGTGCGTAACCGTCGTCCCGGGCGCCCCGGCGACCGCTCGCTCGAATGCCGCGCCCGCGCGGGCATGTCCGGCGAGTTGCGCCCACGGCGACGCCTGCGCCACCCCCGGTTCCGCGTGA
- a CDS encoding (2Fe-2S)-binding protein: protein MIVCHCTGVTDCTIRMLIDSGASTVEQITNLCGAGACCEPCREEITALLYSAARPTHTPIER from the coding sequence ATGATCGTTTGCCATTGCACGGGCGTGACGGATTGCACGATTCGGATGCTGATCGACAGTGGTGCCTCGACCGTCGAGCAGATAACCAACCTTTGCGGGGCGGGGGCCTGCTGCGAACCGTGCCGCGAAGAGATCACCGCCCTGCTTTACTCGGCAGCGCGGCCGACGCATACTCCGATCGAACGTTAG
- the bfr gene encoding bacterioferritin gives MKGNPKVVEILNEVLTAELTGINQYFVHAKMCQNWGYRRLAAMVKQESIGEMKHADEVIERILFLEGVPNMQRLGKVRVGETVAEQFRLDYGLEIDAIGRLNAGVAVAREVGDNGTRELLEKILVSEEEHADWLEAQLELIKQVGEQNYLAQQIND, from the coding sequence ATGAAGGGTAACCCAAAAGTCGTCGAGATTTTGAACGAGGTGCTCACTGCCGAGCTGACCGGCATAAACCAGTACTTTGTGCACGCGAAGATGTGCCAGAATTGGGGATATAGACGCCTTGCCGCGATGGTAAAGCAGGAATCGATCGGCGAAATGAAGCATGCCGACGAGGTGATCGAACGTATCCTGTTTCTTGAGGGGGTTCCAAACATGCAGCGCCTTGGCAAGGTGCGCGTCGGCGAGACGGTCGCCGAACAGTTCCGGCTCGACTACGGCCTCGAGATAGACGCGATTGGCCGCCTCAACGCCGGTGTCGCGGTAGCAAGGGAAGTTGGCGACAACGGCACCAGGGAACTCCTGGAGAAAATCCTGGTGTCAGAAGAAGAGCATGCCGACTGGCTCGAGGCGCAGCTCGAATTGATCAAGCAGGTGGGGGAGCAGAACTACCTCGCGCAGCAGATCAACGACTGA
- a CDS encoding ABC transporter permease: MDASLASGILESTVAMAVPLLLAAEGELLVERAGVINVGLEGMLLVGAFAAMAVTYATASPLAGVSAALVTGMLLAGGFAWAVAVAGANQVVAGIALNLLALGLTGVAYRALFGVTGAALTVAPVARWPLPGLSGLPVIGPAFFAQTWIGYVAFAIVPLLAWGMYRTVTGVRLRMVGEDPVAAAAQGVQVGRVRFLAILGCGALAAIGGAYLSVAYAHTFVEGMSAGRGFIALAIVIFGRWSASGILLASLLFGFATALQFHVQALGLPIPYQALLALPYVLTLLALAAGGAAARGPAALGAGGDEG; the protein is encoded by the coding sequence ATGGATGCGAGTCTCGCCAGCGGCATTCTGGAATCCACCGTGGCAATGGCGGTACCCTTATTGTTGGCGGCCGAAGGGGAGTTGCTCGTGGAGAGAGCCGGCGTCATCAACGTCGGGCTGGAAGGGATGCTGCTCGTCGGGGCGTTCGCGGCCATGGCGGTTACATACGCGACGGCATCGCCGCTCGCCGGTGTAAGCGCCGCCCTGGTTACCGGGATGCTACTGGCCGGCGGCTTCGCCTGGGCGGTCGCGGTTGCGGGAGCGAACCAGGTGGTGGCCGGCATCGCACTCAATCTCCTGGCGCTGGGTCTCACCGGCGTCGCCTACCGAGCCCTCTTCGGTGTGACGGGTGCAGCGCTCACCGTGGCCCCCGTGGCGAGGTGGCCGCTGCCCGGCCTATCGGGGCTCCCTGTAATCGGACCGGCGTTTTTCGCCCAAACCTGGATCGGGTACGTCGCGTTCGCCATCGTGCCGTTGCTGGCGTGGGGGATGTACCGGACCGTTACCGGGGTGCGACTGCGCATGGTGGGAGAAGACCCCGTGGCCGCAGCCGCCCAGGGAGTGCAAGTGGGCCGCGTGCGGTTCCTTGCCATCCTCGGCTGCGGCGCGTTAGCCGCAATCGGGGGGGCGTACCTTTCCGTGGCGTACGCGCATACGTTTGTCGAAGGCATGTCAGCGGGCCGCGGCTTTATCGCTCTGGCCATCGTGATCTTTGGGCGCTGGTCCGCCTCCGGGATCCTGCTCGCGTCGCTCTTGTTCGGCTTTGCCACTGCTTTGCAGTTCCACGTCCAAGCGCTCGGCCTTCCGATCCCGTATCAGGCCCTACTGGCCCTCCCCTACGTGCTGACGTTGCTAGCCCTGGCGGCCGGGGGCGCTGCGGCCCGGGGTCCCGCCGCCCTGGGCGCCGGCGGCGACGAAGGTTGA
- a CDS encoding DUF4838 domain-containing protein, with the protein MTIRQSARAGELDLTVHVPENARPVVAFAGSELAGYISRISGARTVVRSAAALSGLDALVLGSVTGAPVQNLGGEKAGFRVRSDRRCVVLSGANPRAVLDAVYALLASWGCRWSPHGAGEEQLPHLSTFPPPAVSISARPRFAATGYAADLMTWHASEPALYRERLVEDAALIDWMGKTGASRFLYIRHPADELLTVPELQDDLNRRGIAVELGGHVIPALVPRDLFAVHPEYFPCGPDGVRNSNGNICTAQPAALDTARRNAVDWARAHPGVAGFHIWGADLWQGGWCLCAECSGVSVQDQSLALCNAVARGLRDAGIACPVYYLAYHDTIEPIGKLVPDSTVWVEFAPRERCYGHRLDDPQCRTNRRYAMALEEYAKRFDGRVRVFEYYADAILFCGCAVPLTAVIEGDLAYYARLGVPEITMLQFGAVSRLAYPTNFVAFAAAAAAGGETGAAMTGYCRRFGAAAPALGTALAEVEAAMGQVVRYGDVRRPPRAPDAAERVRSRAAAAVAVMDRIVTRLATAGGSPADEVREILRYTREVLAGVEARCDGPDGAARANAHYLKAAERARRWSRDAAGVWGTVDLPRLHEFYEVVFPQL; encoded by the coding sequence ATGACGATCAGGCAATCCGCGCGGGCTGGTGAACTCGATCTGACCGTCCACGTACCCGAGAACGCTCGGCCGGTCGTGGCGTTCGCCGGCTCCGAACTGGCGGGCTACATATCCCGCATCTCCGGAGCGCGAACGGTGGTGCGCTCGGCGGCGGCACTGTCCGGCCTCGATGCGCTGGTGCTCGGCTCCGTCACCGGTGCGCCCGTGCAGAACCTGGGGGGAGAGAAGGCCGGTTTTCGCGTCCGGTCCGATCGTCGCTGCGTCGTCCTGAGCGGCGCCAACCCACGGGCCGTGCTCGACGCGGTCTACGCGCTGCTGGCCTCGTGGGGATGCCGATGGTCGCCCCACGGTGCCGGTGAAGAGCAGTTGCCGCACCTTTCGACTTTCCCACCGCCGGCCGTATCGATTTCGGCGAGGCCGCGTTTCGCGGCGACGGGCTACGCGGCCGACCTGATGACGTGGCATGCTTCGGAGCCGGCGCTGTACCGCGAGCGCCTCGTGGAGGACGCAGCGCTGATCGATTGGATGGGAAAGACGGGGGCAAGCCGCTTCCTCTACATAAGACACCCCGCCGACGAACTACTCACCGTTCCCGAACTGCAGGACGATCTGAATCGGCGCGGCATCGCGGTGGAGTTGGGCGGACACGTAATTCCCGCTCTGGTGCCGCGCGACCTGTTTGCCGTCCATCCCGAGTACTTCCCCTGCGGCCCCGACGGTGTGCGCAACAGCAATGGCAACATCTGTACGGCTCAACCGGCGGCACTCGATACGGCGCGGCGGAATGCCGTGGACTGGGCCCGCGCACATCCGGGCGTTGCGGGCTTCCACATCTGGGGCGCCGATCTCTGGCAGGGAGGGTGGTGTCTGTGCGCCGAATGCAGTGGGGTGAGCGTCCAGGATCAGAGCCTGGCTCTCTGCAATGCCGTGGCTCGCGGTCTGAGGGATGCGGGTATCGCCTGCCCGGTGTACTATCTTGCCTATCACGACACGATCGAGCCGATCGGTAAGCTGGTACCGGATTCGACCGTGTGGGTCGAGTTTGCGCCGCGCGAGCGTTGCTACGGACACCGACTCGACGACCCGCAGTGTCGGACCAACCGCCGGTACGCGATGGCTCTCGAGGAATATGCCAAGCGATTCGACGGGCGGGTACGGGTATTCGAGTACTACGCCGATGCCATCTTGTTCTGTGGGTGCGCGGTGCCCCTGACCGCCGTCATCGAAGGAGACCTCGCGTATTACGCGCGTTTGGGCGTGCCGGAAATAACCATGCTGCAGTTCGGCGCTGTTAGTCGCCTGGCGTACCCGACCAACTTCGTTGCCTTTGCGGCTGCGGCCGCGGCCGGGGGCGAAACCGGGGCGGCAATGACCGGCTATTGCCGGCGGTTCGGCGCCGCGGCGCCGGCTCTCGGGACGGCGCTTGCGGAGGTGGAGGCGGCTATGGGGCAGGTGGTGCGCTACGGCGACGTCCGGCGTCCGCCGCGAGCGCCGGACGCGGCGGAGCGCGTGCGCAGTCGTGCCGCAGCCGCCGTCGCTGTCATGGATCGTATTGTGACGAGGCTCGCGACGGCGGGCGGAAGCCCGGCCGACGAGGTGAGAGAGATCCTTCGCTACACCCGCGAAGTGCTGGCCGGCGTGGAGGCCCGGTGCGACGGTCCCGACGGTGCGGCCCGGGCAAACGCCCACTACCTCAAGGCGGCGGAACGGGCCCGGCGGTGGAGCCGCGATGCGGCCGGTGTGTGGGGCACGGTCGACCTGCCGCGATTGCACGAGTTCTATGAGGTCGTCTTTCCGCAACTCTGA
- the sppA gene encoding signal peptide peptidase SppA — MRRRTRYLLLVALLIAITAVAIRVRFRGPAVADGSYLVLDFGGEYAEGPPQDLLGTLLYRREPTMVDVLTLIRGAQVDSRIKGIIARITNLDVGWAKVQDFRDALIAFRESGKTLVALLEQEVRSANREYYLATAANRIYVSPNGTAPLNGLAAQFLFLGGVWEKLDVEMTVEKIGEYKSMGDMLANRRMTAAHREMANALLDSVSGQLVAGIAAGRDLQPERVRALIDSCPVSAAEFAAAGLADGSKYLDEIRVDLGGPDAPLVTMEDYARVPATALGLGKGPQIGVVFGVGMVAMGESGTGVNGQVLGAATVSKAIAEAAADDGIRAILLRIDSPGGSALASDLIWRATQDARQKKPIVVSMSDIAGSGGYYIAAGANRIVAQPATLTGSIGVVVARPNIEGLLGRLGINTETISRGRVADLDILTTPLSVAGRARLVEETRVVYDVFVDRVASGRNLSRERVDEIGRGRVWTGAQAKEVGLVDELGGLHAAIEATRTAAGIDSLQEVELVYYPRRKSVVERLGDLVSAHTAGRLPQEIRLALGTLAVPFADGTLLAVMPAGIDIR; from the coding sequence ATGCGCAGAAGGACCCGATATCTACTCCTTGTTGCCTTGCTGATCGCCATAACTGCGGTCGCCATCCGTGTGCGGTTTCGCGGGCCGGCGGTGGCGGACGGCAGTTACCTGGTACTCGACTTCGGCGGAGAATACGCCGAGGGACCACCGCAGGATCTCCTCGGCACCCTGCTGTACCGGCGCGAGCCGACCATGGTCGATGTCCTGACTCTGATTCGCGGAGCTCAGGTGGACAGCCGGATCAAGGGAATCATCGCTCGCATTACGAACCTCGACGTCGGCTGGGCCAAGGTGCAGGACTTCCGCGATGCGCTGATCGCTTTTCGGGAGTCCGGTAAGACGCTGGTGGCGCTGCTCGAACAGGAGGTGCGTAGCGCTAACCGCGAGTATTATCTGGCGACTGCGGCGAATCGCATCTACGTGTCTCCCAACGGTACCGCGCCTTTGAACGGTCTTGCCGCCCAGTTCCTCTTCCTCGGCGGCGTGTGGGAAAAACTAGACGTGGAAATGACCGTGGAAAAGATCGGCGAGTACAAGAGCATGGGGGACATGCTGGCCAATCGCCGCATGACCGCCGCCCACAGGGAGATGGCGAACGCGCTGCTGGACAGCGTTTCCGGGCAGCTCGTTGCCGGCATCGCTGCCGGCCGGGACTTGCAGCCGGAACGCGTTCGCGCACTTATCGATTCGTGTCCCGTATCGGCGGCAGAGTTCGCTGCGGCAGGGTTGGCCGACGGGAGCAAGTACCTCGACGAGATTCGGGTCGATCTCGGAGGACCCGACGCTCCGCTGGTGACGATGGAGGATTACGCGCGGGTGCCGGCGACGGCGCTCGGGCTCGGCAAGGGTCCCCAGATCGGGGTGGTCTTCGGTGTCGGCATGGTCGCCATGGGGGAAAGCGGCACCGGCGTCAATGGGCAGGTGCTCGGCGCCGCAACGGTAAGTAAAGCCATTGCGGAGGCGGCCGCCGACGACGGGATTCGCGCCATCCTGCTTCGTATCGATAGCCCCGGCGGATCGGCCCTCGCCTCGGACCTGATCTGGCGTGCCACGCAGGATGCGCGACAGAAAAAGCCGATCGTCGTGTCGATGTCGGACATCGCCGGTTCGGGGGGATACTACATCGCTGCCGGGGCGAATCGCATCGTGGCGCAGCCGGCAACCCTGACGGGTTCGATCGGCGTGGTCGTGGCGCGGCCGAATATCGAGGGGCTCCTCGGTCGGTTGGGGATCAATACGGAGACCATTTCGCGCGGCCGGGTCGCCGACCTCGATATCCTCACGACACCGCTCAGTGTCGCGGGCCGGGCGAGGTTGGTCGAGGAAACGCGGGTCGTGTACGACGTGTTCGTCGACCGCGTGGCGAGCGGTCGCAATCTGTCCAGGGAGCGGGTCGACGAGATCGGACGCGGGCGTGTCTGGACCGGAGCGCAGGCGAAGGAGGTCGGCCTGGTGGACGAACTGGGCGGATTGCATGCGGCGATCGAGGCGACGCGGACGGCGGCCGGTATCGACAGCCTGCAGGAAGTAGAGCTCGTCTACTACCCGCGACGAAAGAGCGTTGTCGAGCGCCTCGGTGACCTGGTCAGCGCGCACACCGCCGGCCGGCTGCCGCAGGAGATTAGACTCGCACTCGGTACCCTCGCGGTGCCCTTCGCCGACGGCACTTTGCTTGCCGTGATGCCTGCGGGCATCGACATCAGGTGA